One Methylomarinovum tepidoasis DNA window includes the following coding sequences:
- a CDS encoding cytidylyltransferase domain-containing protein, which translates to MWKGHSVLAVVPARGGSKGIPGKNLREVGGRSLIGWTGWLIDQIPWIDQALLSTDDPALAEEGRRSGLAVPFLRPPELATDTALGIDVWRHAWLAAEAHWRRQFDLAVYLQPTTPLRRPEHIEKTVEALSAGNFEAATTIAPVPGHFVPEKILRLDESGCVRPYLDKSLSNRQQAPRYYYRTGACYAAWRDTIVTKRRIVEGNCAGVVIETPTANIDDPIDLDFAEFLYQKHYR; encoded by the coding sequence ATGTGGAAAGGCCATAGCGTTCTCGCCGTCGTCCCCGCCCGCGGCGGCAGCAAGGGCATTCCTGGCAAGAACTTACGCGAAGTGGGCGGGCGCTCCCTGATCGGGTGGACCGGTTGGCTGATCGACCAGATCCCCTGGATTGACCAGGCGCTTCTCAGCACCGACGATCCTGCCCTGGCCGAGGAAGGACGCCGTTCCGGCCTGGCGGTTCCCTTTCTGCGCCCGCCCGAGCTTGCGACCGATACCGCTTTGGGGATCGATGTCTGGCGCCATGCCTGGCTGGCGGCGGAAGCACACTGGAGACGGCAGTTCGATCTCGCCGTCTATCTCCAACCGACCACGCCTTTGCGGCGTCCCGAGCATATCGAAAAAACCGTCGAGGCACTGTCGGCAGGCAACTTCGAGGCCGCCACCACCATCGCGCCGGTTCCCGGCCATTTCGTACCGGAAAAAATATTGCGTCTGGATGAAAGTGGCTGTGTCCGCCCTTATCTGGACAAGAGCCTGTCCAACCGCCAGCAGGCACCGCGGTATTATTACCGCACCGGCGCGTGCTATGCCGCCTGGCGGGATACCATCGTGACCAAAAGGCGCATCGTGGAAGGAAACTGCGCAGGCGTCGTGATCGAGACGCCAACGGCCAACATTGACGATCCCATCGATCTGGATTTCGCCGAATTCCTTTATCAAAAGCACTATCGATAG